Proteins co-encoded in one Kribbella qitaiheensis genomic window:
- a CDS encoding enoyl-CoA hydratase/isomerase family protein produces the protein MSDSVLYDVSEGIATITLNRPEAMNSLDIATKVALRDTIQAAADDPAVRVVVLTGTGRAFCVGQDLKEHIGLLEANDTAALWSTVPDHYAPIALALAEMPKPVIAALNGVAAGAGASMAFACDFRIVADTAGFNFAFTGIALSCDTGISWTLPRLIGQARATELLYFPRTIPAEEALGLGLATTVVAAADLTAAVTDLATKLADGPTVAYASVRQSLAYSATHTLAESLAFEADKMRLTGDTADHKNAVASFVAKQKPTFHGS, from the coding sequence ATGAGTGACTCCGTCCTGTACGACGTGTCCGAGGGCATCGCCACGATCACCCTGAACCGCCCCGAGGCGATGAACTCGCTCGACATCGCCACCAAGGTGGCGCTGCGGGACACCATCCAGGCGGCCGCTGACGACCCCGCAGTACGGGTTGTGGTGCTGACCGGGACCGGACGCGCGTTCTGCGTCGGACAGGACCTCAAGGAGCACATCGGCCTGCTCGAGGCGAACGACACCGCCGCGTTGTGGAGCACGGTGCCGGACCATTACGCGCCGATCGCCCTCGCTCTCGCGGAGATGCCGAAGCCGGTCATCGCCGCGCTGAACGGTGTCGCCGCCGGCGCCGGCGCGTCGATGGCGTTCGCCTGCGACTTCCGGATCGTTGCCGACACCGCAGGGTTCAACTTCGCCTTCACCGGCATCGCGCTGTCCTGCGACACGGGCATCTCGTGGACCCTCCCCCGCCTGATCGGCCAGGCCCGCGCGACCGAACTCCTCTACTTCCCCCGCACGATCCCGGCCGAGGAGGCTCTCGGGCTGGGCCTGGCGACCACCGTCGTGGCCGCCGCGGACCTCACCGCCGCGGTGACCGACCTGGCCACCAAACTCGCCGACGGCCCCACCGTCGCGTACGCCTCGGTCCGCCAGTCGCTCGCCTACTCAGCCACCCACACCCTGGCCGAGTCCCTAGCCTTCGAGGCCGACAAGATGCGCCTCACCGGCGACACGGCCGACCACAAGAACGCGGTCGCCTCCTTCGTAGCCAAACAAAAACCAACCTTCCACGGCAGCTAG
- a CDS encoding SRPBCC family protein — translation MSCGGFGGAGFSAEAAWEVVMDWERQSGWMLFTRVWATGNDGQGVGGGVAARTSVGGVGFTDDMVITHWDPPRECTVKHLGTLVRGTGTFAVRPAPGGSTFVWSEDVIPPFGRLGRIAWPLVRPGFELMMRISFKRLTKELAR, via the coding sequence TTGTCATGCGGAGGCTTCGGTGGAGCTGGCTTTAGCGCGGAGGCAGCGTGGGAGGTGGTGATGGATTGGGAGCGGCAGTCGGGGTGGATGCTGTTCACTCGCGTCTGGGCGACCGGGAACGACGGGCAGGGCGTCGGCGGCGGGGTCGCGGCGCGGACTTCTGTCGGTGGCGTGGGGTTCACTGACGACATGGTCATCACGCACTGGGATCCGCCGCGCGAATGCACGGTGAAACACCTCGGCACCCTCGTCCGAGGGACCGGGACATTCGCGGTCCGGCCCGCTCCGGGTGGGAGCACGTTCGTCTGGTCGGAGGACGTGATTCCGCCGTTCGGCCGGCTGGGGCGGATCGCCTGGCCGCTGGTCCGGCCCGGGTTCGAGCTGATGATGCGGATCTCGTTCAAGCGGCTGACGAAGGAGCTCGCGCGATGA
- a CDS encoding DivIVA domain-containing protein, with the protein MWFFALIVVVLIGAVAVVASGRWGAMSTAYDDRPDMSVPARQALTSDDIETARFGVGLRGYRMDEVDTLLERVAREVAERDRRIADLERAITPILHGPEGAGFASRDPYATEDFDDTGYQLPILVGGNFPEPGPAPAPQPAAELVAQQPPEPTPAAEPTPAAEPAPAAEPETSQAVDPAMPQATEPARSAEAAAPRAAEPVQSAEAAEPGAHQVPEAHTPQVPETAAQQSAELAAQQVPGGAALQAAEPAARQAAEADAPQAPQAPVQQAAAPEPQQSPQAQVWQAAAPEPQQSPQAQVWQAAEPEQQQSPQAEVWQAEPESPQVPQAQSAEPEVLQTAETDTPQAPLLANQEPTGAAHPEPHPKVSALSPAEQDSPPAAQPTQQPSVQQEPSSEALSALEAPLPPVPPEPVLQAQDSAAPWFQEPSAPSPQPHAAQHPPAPQQTEPVQPAVEQPDSAQPVAQEQPAQPAAQQQAELPVVQEQAERSDVQEQAERSDVQEQAERSDVQEQAERSDVQEQAGQGVVPGQPAAPQPSGQLWADPGAAAVQSANGQQEGQVPSWNQQDSENGQAEDQAPRGRHSAAPDANAIQRPN; encoded by the coding sequence ATGTGGTTCTTCGCCTTGATAGTCGTGGTCCTGATCGGGGCCGTCGCCGTCGTCGCTTCCGGGCGCTGGGGCGCTATGAGCACGGCGTACGACGACCGGCCGGACATGTCCGTGCCGGCCCGGCAAGCGCTCACCTCGGACGACATCGAGACCGCCCGCTTCGGCGTCGGTCTCCGCGGCTACCGGATGGACGAGGTCGACACCCTCCTCGAGCGGGTCGCCCGCGAGGTCGCCGAACGCGACCGCCGGATCGCCGACCTCGAGCGAGCCATCACCCCGATCCTCCACGGACCCGAGGGCGCCGGCTTCGCCTCCCGCGACCCCTACGCCACCGAAGACTTCGACGACACCGGCTACCAACTCCCCATCCTGGTAGGCGGCAACTTCCCCGAACCAGGCCCTGCCCCCGCTCCCCAGCCGGCAGCCGAGCTTGTGGCGCAGCAGCCACCCGAGCCCACGCCAGCAGCCGAGCCCACGCCAGCAGCCGAGCCCGCGCCGGCAGCCGAGCCCGAGACATCGCAGGCAGTCGACCCCGCGATGCCGCAGGCGACCGAGCCCGCGCGATCAGCCGAGGCAGCCGCGCCGCGAGCAGCCGAGCCCGTGCAATCAGCCGAGGCAGCCGAGCCCGGGGCTCACCAGGTACCTGAGGCGCACACCCCGCAGGTACCTGAGACCGCTGCGCAGCAGTCAGCCGAGCTTGCGGCTCAGCAAGTACCTGGAGGCGCGGCGCTGCAGGCAGCTGAGCCGGCGGCGCGGCAGGCAGCCGAGGCCGACGCCCCGCAGGCGCCCCAAGCCCCGGTCCAGCAAGCAGCAGCACCGGAGCCACAGCAGTCGCCCCAAGCCCAGGTGTGGCAAGCAGCCGCACCGGAGCCACAGCAGTCGCCCCAAGCCCAGGTGTGGCAAGCAGCCGAACCGGAGCAACAGCAGTCGCCCCAGGCCGAGGTGTGGCAAGCAGAACCAGAGTCACCGCAGGTGCCCCAGGCACAGTCAGCTGAGCCTGAGGTCCTGCAGACAGCTGAGACCGATACGCCGCAGGCGCCGCTGCTCGCCAACCAGGAGCCAACGGGAGCCGCTCACCCCGAGCCGCACCCCAAGGTGTCAGCGCTCTCGCCTGCCGAGCAGGACTCACCGCCGGCGGCTCAGCCCACCCAGCAGCCCAGCGTGCAGCAGGAACCGTCGAGCGAGGCGCTTTCCGCGCTGGAGGCCCCGCTTCCGCCGGTCCCGCCGGAGCCTGTGCTGCAGGCACAGGACAGCGCCGCGCCTTGGTTCCAGGAGCCGTCCGCGCCATCGCCCCAGCCGCACGCCGCACAACACCCGCCCGCACCTCAGCAAACCGAGCCCGTGCAACCTGCAGTTGAGCAACCTGACTCGGCGCAACCCGTAGCACAAGAGCAGCCCGCGCAACCCGCTGCGCAGCAGCAGGCCGAGTTGCCCGTAGTACAGGAGCAGGCCGAGCGGTCCGACGTGCAGGAGCAGGCCGAGCGGTCCGACGTGCAGGAGCAGGCCGAGCGGTCCGACGTGCAGGAGCAGGCCGAGCGGTCCGACGTGCAGGAGCAGGCCGGGCAGGGTGTTGTGCCCGGGCAACCGGCGGCGCCGCAGCCGAGCGGGCAGCTGTGGGCTGATCCTGGGGCGGCGGCCGTGCAGTCGGCTAACGGGCAGCAGGAGGGGCAGGTGCCCTCCTGGAACCAGCAGGACAGTGAGAACGGGCAAGCGGAAGACCAGGCTCCTCGTGGGCGGCACAGTGCCGCGCCTGATGCGAACGCCATTCAGCGCCCGAACTGA